A genomic segment from Fusobacterium sp. encodes:
- a CDS encoding LacI family DNA-binding transcriptional regulator, protein MKKINSKVIAKLAGVSRSTVSRVINNYPDISPETKEKVLKVIEENGYYPNLSAQKLAGKKSGIIGLFVYTGKSSTNEKNYKKISESLYYSELISKIIDAAENLGYLVLVSYINKKGTTWEKIFANGIIDGALVISGGKKFREIENLINSKNKIVLLDYEKNVANQTVSAINPDHFKGGYKATQYLIENGHKNILHLTGEIKRKTSIKRARGYLKCLKDNNIEKQKIISGKFTQESSYKIIDEYIEKNKKFDYSAIFAGNDYIALGAMRALSKHGIEVPQKVSIIGYDNMELCEYTTPKITSINHLDDFIAEKALIKLMEILKGEQGVIEDTEIRVVERGSVLNIKTK, encoded by the coding sequence GTGAAAAAAATTAATAGTAAAGTTATAGCCAAACTTGCAGGAGTTTCTAGAAGTACAGTATCAAGAGTTATAAATAATTATCCAGATATTTCACCTGAAACAAAAGAAAAAGTTTTGAAAGTTATAGAAGAAAATGGATATTATCCAAATTTATCTGCACAAAAACTGGCTGGTAAAAAATCTGGAATTATTGGATTATTTGTTTATACTGGAAAATCTAGTACAAATGAAAAAAATTATAAGAAAATCTCTGAATCTTTATACTATTCAGAGCTAATATCAAAAATTATTGATGCAGCAGAAAATTTAGGTTATCTAGTATTAGTATCATATATCAATAAAAAAGGAACTACTTGGGAAAAAATATTTGCTAATGGAATTATAGATGGCGCTCTTGTTATTTCTGGGGGGAAAAAATTTAGAGAAATAGAAAACCTTATAAATTCCAAAAACAAGATAGTTCTTTTAGACTATGAAAAAAATGTAGCTAATCAAACTGTTTCTGCAATTAATCCTGATCACTTTAAAGGTGGATATAAGGCTACTCAATATTTAATTGAAAATGGTCATAAAAATATTTTGCATCTTACAGGAGAAATAAAAAGAAAAACTTCAATTAAAAGAGCTCGAGGTTATTTAAAATGTTTAAAAGACAATAACATAGAAAAGCAGAAAATAATATCTGGAAAATTTACTCAAGAAAGCTCATACAAAATTATAGATGAGTATATTGAAAAAAATAAGAAATTTGATTATTCTGCTATCTTTGCTGGAAATGACTATATAGCCTTAGGTGCTATGAGAGCCTTGTCAAAACATGGAATTGAAGTACCTCAAAAAGTTTCAATAATTGGTTATGATAATATGGAACTCTGTGAATATACTACTCCAAAAATAACCAGTATAAATCATTTAGATGATTTTATTGCTGAAAAAGCATTAATAAAATTAATGGAAATTTTAAAAGGGGAACAGGGAGTTATAGAAGATACTGAAATTAGAGTTGTAGAACGAGGGAGTGTTTTAAATATAAAAACTAAATAA
- a CDS encoding sugar phosphate isomerase/epimerase, whose translation MNKNLVYISDLIFYKKSAKEILEFLEKNKIKNLELFIEPLDEEYTKKMIEILEKYQLKSISFHGPFRKCNLADMSKDSWKKTLYSYEESLKLSKKYNPHFMVLHSNEGILSQKIDKELRNKISQKINLLVKLGNKYDIDIVIENVGIGKNMIFSQKEYENMILKNNYKCLIDVGHAYLNKWDINELVKKLKNNILGFHFHNNNGIHDEHKPIFNGKFDYFPLIELIKTYTPTANIVLEYDFNENPEILFDDYNKLKKLFD comes from the coding sequence TTGAATAAAAATTTAGTATATATCAGTGATTTGATATTTTATAAAAAAAGTGCTAAAGAGATACTGGAATTTTTAGAAAAAAATAAAATAAAAAATCTAGAACTCTTCATAGAACCATTAGATGAAGAATATACAAAAAAAATGATAGAAATACTTGAAAAATATCAACTTAAATCAATTTCTTTTCACGGTCCTTTTAGAAAATGTAATCTGGCAGATATGTCAAAAGATTCATGGAAAAAAACTTTATATAGTTATGAAGAAAGTTTAAAACTTTCAAAAAAATATAATCCTCATTTTATGGTTCTCCATAGTAATGAAGGAATTCTTTCTCAAAAAATAGATAAGGAATTGAGAAATAAAATTTCACAGAAGATTAATTTATTAGTAAAACTAGGTAATAAGTATGATATTGATATAGTTATTGAAAATGTTGGAATAGGTAAAAATATGATATTTTCTCAAAAAGAATATGAAAATATGATATTAAAAAATAATTATAAATGTTTGATTGATGTTGGACATGCTTATCTCAATAAATGGGATATTAATGAATTAGTAAAAAAATTAAAGAATAATATCCTTGGATTCCATTTTCACAATAACAATGGAATACATGATGAACATAAACCTATTTTTAATGGAAAATTTGATTATTTCCCTTTAATTGAATTAATAAAAACATATACTCCTACTGCAAATATTGTATTAGAATATGATTTTAATGAAAATCCAGAAATTTTATTTGATGACTATAATAAATTAAAAAAATTATTTGATTAA
- a CDS encoding ParA family protein: MARRISIYNYKEKIGKSTSAYYMAKALSEEGKKVLMIDADPQCSLTKLSLTLNNDSLKETVVDLHKAVLKAFEGQPIPITAEVPQKLSDRLFLTPGSSEILKLEITLSFAHKKDNNMKIFGNIAGAFNEFFNKMEEEYDLDYIIIDFPSTMKEISKNLLMVSDYIAIPTIIDLFMNDTFILLIKEFHDLNELRNNMLSKYNDSYYSFPDKQPKFIGFLKQDYLFDKKIENKNIKDISMFTRNIKIIGMLLDNEKLRANDYILSQIPNLNKNKELFNIFIKEMAERIIGLE, translated from the coding sequence ATGGCAAGAAGGATATCAATTTATAATTATAAAGAGAAAATAGGAAAAAGTACTTCAGCATATTATATGGCAAAAGCTCTTTCAGAAGAAGGAAAGAAAGTATTAATGATAGATGCAGATCCACAATGCAGCTTAACAAAATTATCTTTGACTTTAAATAATGACAGCCTAAAAGAAACAGTTGTTGATTTGCATAAAGCAGTTTTAAAAGCATTTGAAGGTCAACCTATTCCCATAACTGCTGAAGTTCCTCAAAAACTTTCTGATAGACTGTTTTTAACTCCTGGAAGCAGTGAGATATTAAAGTTGGAAATTACACTTTCTTTTGCCCATAAAAAAGATAATAATATGAAAATATTTGGAAATATAGCAGGAGCATTTAATGAATTTTTTAATAAAATGGAAGAGGAGTATGATTTAGATTATATTATAATAGATTTTCCATCTACTATGAAAGAAATAAGCAAAAATTTATTGATGGTATCAGATTATATAGCTATCCCCACAATAATTGATTTGTTTATGAATGATACTTTTATACTTTTAATAAAAGAGTTCCATGATCTAAATGAATTAAGAAATAATATGCTTAGTAAATATAATGATTCATATTATTCTTTTCCAGATAAACAGCCTAAATTTATTGGATTTCTAAAACAAGACTACTTGTTTGATAAAAAAATAGAAAATAAAAATATAAAAGATATAAGTATGTTTACAAGAAATATAAAAATAATTGGAATGTTATTGGATAATGAAAAATTAAGAGCCAATGACTATATTTTATCTCAAATTCCAAATTTAAATAAAAACAAAGAATTATTTAATATTTTTATAAAAGAAATGGCAGAAAGAATAATAGGACTGGAATAA
- the guaA gene encoding glutamine-hydrolyzing GMP synthase, whose protein sequence is MKENSIVILDFGSQYNQLIARRVREMGVYAEVVPYFEPLEKILARKPKGIILSGGPSSVYAEGAPTIDKELFYKGIPVLGICYGMQLTTHLMGGEVARADKQEFGKAELLIDSTDSPLFQDIPNNSKVWMSHNDHVTKMAPGFVQIGHTDSCVAAVHVPEINSYCIQFHAEVTHSEYGTQILKNFVFNVAKCEQNWSMGNYIEETVKNIKETVGDKKVLLGLSGGVDSSVAATLIHKAIGDQLTCIFVDTGLLRKDEAKKVMEVYGENFHMNIKCINAEDRFLTKLAGVSDPETKRKIIGKEFIEVFDEEAKKLKDVEFLAQGTIYPDVIESMSVKGPSMTIKSHHNVGGLPEDMKFKLLEPLRELFKDEVRKVGRELGIPDYMIDRHPFPGPGLGIRILGEVDKEKADILREADDIFIEELRAADLYTKVSQAFVVLLPVKSVGVMGDERTYEYTAVLRSANTIDFMTATWSHLPFEFLERVSNRILNEVKGINRLTYDISSKPPATIEWE, encoded by the coding sequence ATGAAAGAAAATAGTATTGTAATACTGGACTTTGGTTCTCAATACAATCAACTGATTGCTAGAAGAGTCAGAGAAATGGGTGTTTATGCTGAAGTTGTTCCTTATTTTGAACCTTTAGAAAAAATACTTGCTAGAAAGCCTAAAGGAATAATCCTTTCTGGGGGACCTTCCTCTGTATATGCAGAAGGAGCTCCAACTATAGACAAAGAATTATTCTATAAGGGTATTCCTGTATTAGGTATCTGTTATGGTATGCAGCTTACTACTCACTTAATGGGAGGAGAAGTTGCTAGGGCTGATAAACAGGAATTTGGTAAAGCTGAACTTTTAATTGATTCTACTGATAGTCCACTTTTCCAAGATATTCCTAACAACTCAAAAGTATGGATGAGCCACAATGATCATGTTACTAAAATGGCTCCTGGATTTGTTCAAATTGGTCACACTGATTCATGTGTAGCTGCTGTACATGTTCCTGAAATCAATAGTTATTGTATCCAATTCCATGCTGAAGTTACTCATTCAGAGTATGGAACGCAAATACTTAAAAACTTTGTTTTCAATGTTGCTAAATGTGAACAAAATTGGTCTATGGGTAACTACATTGAAGAAACTGTAAAAAATATTAAAGAAACTGTTGGAGATAAGAAAGTCCTTCTTGGCCTTTCAGGTGGAGTAGACTCATCAGTTGCTGCTACTCTTATCCACAAAGCTATTGGAGATCAGCTTACTTGTATCTTTGTTGATACTGGACTATTAAGAAAAGATGAAGCTAAAAAAGTAATGGAAGTATATGGAGAAAATTTTCATATGAATATCAAATGTATTAATGCAGAAGATAGATTTCTTACAAAATTAGCTGGTGTATCAGATCCAGAAACTAAAAGAAAAATAATTGGGAAAGAATTTATTGAAGTATTTGATGAAGAAGCTAAAAAACTTAAAGATGTAGAATTCCTTGCTCAAGGAACTATATATCCAGATGTTATTGAATCTATGTCAGTAAAAGGACCTTCAATGACTATTAAATCTCACCACAATGTTGGAGGACTTCCAGAAGATATGAAATTTAAACTTCTTGAACCTTTAAGAGAACTTTTCAAAGATGAAGTAAGAAAAGTAGGTAGAGAACTTGGAATTCCTGATTACATGATTGATAGACATCCATTCCCAGGTCCAGGACTTGGAATCAGAATTCTTGGAGAAGTAGATAAAGAAAAAGCTGATATCCTAAGAGAAGCTGATGATATATTTATTGAAGAATTAAGAGCTGCTGACCTTTATACTAAAGTAAGTCAAGCATTTGTTGTTCTTCTTCCTGTTAAATCTGTTGGTGTTATGGGAGATGAAAGAACTTATGAATATACTGCTGTATTGAGATCTGCCAATACTATTGACTTTATGACTGCTACTTGGTCACACCTTCCATTTGAGTTTTTAGAAAGAGTTTCTAACAGAATTTTAAATGAGGTTAAAGGAATCAATAGATTAACTTATGATATTTCATCAAAACCACCTGCAACTATAGAGTGGGAATAA
- a CDS encoding C4-dicarboxylate TRAP transporter substrate-binding protein, whose product MKGNKTIFKSALFLMLGILFLLVGCGKKEENKVRVIKVSHVFQTNEPTHIYISQAADKINERLKGQIELQVYPNGELPSYKDAIEQVLRGSDFISVVDPSYIGDYVPDFTALVGPMLYTTYEDYTNVTSSDFVKQLEKQAEDKGIKVLSLDFIFGFRHIVTDKVITNPEDLKGLKLRVPASKLWIDTFNALGANPVAMPWSETVSALQQKVIDGTETTFSFMSNSKLYDLRKNVALSGHFLGTGGVYISTKVWNSFTDEQRQVIQEEITQAAIDNNKKMYELDEDFKKDIVKNGMILNEVNLEEFQKRAKKVFDEFPGFSPDIYEKIQNEIKK is encoded by the coding sequence ATGAAAGGAAATAAAACTATTTTTAAATCAGCACTTTTTTTAATGTTAGGAATTTTATTTTTATTGGTGGGATGTGGAAAAAAAGAAGAAAACAAAGTTAGAGTTATAAAGGTCAGTCATGTTTTTCAAACTAATGAACCTACACATATTTATATTTCACAAGCTGCAGACAAAATTAATGAAAGATTAAAGGGACAAATAGAATTACAAGTTTATCCAAATGGAGAATTACCTTCATATAAAGATGCTATTGAACAAGTTTTAAGAGGAAGTGACTTTATCTCTGTAGTTGATCCTAGTTATATTGGTGATTATGTTCCTGATTTCACAGCATTAGTAGGACCAATGCTTTATACTACATATGAAGATTATACAAATGTTACAAGCAGTGATTTTGTAAAACAATTAGAAAAACAAGCTGAAGATAAAGGAATTAAAGTATTATCTTTAGATTTCATTTTTGGATTCAGACACATAGTTACTGACAAAGTTATAACTAATCCTGAGGATTTAAAAGGTCTAAAACTTAGAGTTCCTGCAAGTAAATTATGGATAGATACATTTAATGCTCTAGGAGCTAATCCAGTAGCAATGCCATGGAGTGAAACTGTAAGTGCGTTACAGCAAAAAGTTATTGATGGAACTGAAACTACTTTTTCTTTCATGTCAAATAGTAAACTTTATGATTTAAGAAAAAATGTTGCTTTAAGTGGACACTTTTTAGGAACTGGTGGAGTATATATTTCAACTAAAGTTTGGAATTCTTTTACAGATGAACAAAGACAAGTTATTCAGGAAGAAATTACGCAAGCTGCTATAGATAACAATAAAAAAATGTATGAACTAGATGAAGACTTCAAAAAAGATATAGTGAAAAATGGTATGATTTTAAATGAAGTTAATTTAGAAGAATTCCAAAAAAGAGCTAAAAAAGTTTTTGATGAGTTTCCTGGATTTTCTCCAGATATATATGAGAAAATTCAAAATGAAATAAAAAAATAA
- a CDS encoding helix-turn-helix domain-containing protein: MLSQIEKGNANPSLNTIKSIAQALEIPLFKFFIEPEKEDISINILKKEDRKIINTKKIRYELISPEGPTNIECMKMIFTEKNAETSIELMAHKGEEIALLLSGKVEITIGDQSCEMKPGDSVYIPALKPHKWTNLNTGESVVIFSVTPPEF; this comes from the coding sequence ATGCTTAGCCAAATTGAAAAAGGAAATGCTAATCCTTCTTTAAATACAATAAAATCAATTGCACAAGCTTTAGAAATTCCCTTGTTTAAATTTTTTATAGAACCTGAAAAAGAAGATATAAGTATTAATATTTTAAAAAAAGAAGATAGAAAAATAATAAATACTAAAAAGATAAGATATGAGCTTATATCTCCAGAAGGGCCCACTAATATTGAATGTATGAAAATGATTTTTACTGAAAAAAATGCTGAAACTTCAATAGAACTAATGGCACACAAAGGAGAAGAGATAGCTCTTCTTTTAAGTGGAAAAGTAGAAATAACTATAGGTGATCAGTCTTGTGAGATGAAACCAGGAGATTCAGTTTATATACCTGCATTAAAGCCTCATAAATGGACTAATTTAAATACAGGAGAAAGTGTTGTAATTTTTTCTGTAACACCACCTGAATTTTAG
- a CDS encoding TRAP transporter large permease encodes MYSFLPILILFIFFFLNIPICFALMGATLFFFGFLDTSMDLDLIMQHFIRSAESFPLLAIPFFIMAGSIMNYSGISKRLMGMAEVLTGHLTGGLAQVNILLSVLMGGISGSANADAAMQCKVLVPEMVNRGYSKGFSAAITAASSIVSPIIPPGIVLIIYALLSNVSVTKMFIAGYVPGVLIAISLMITVAIISKKRKYVPVREKRASLQEIFKQFKESIWALILPFVIILGMRIGIFTPTEAGAIAVVITTLIGIFIYKELKLAKFIDILKETVYGTSTVMFIIIAANVFGAYLSWERIPFKLTNILLEFSTSPWSLLLLINLILLFVGMFIDGGAAMIILAPLLIPAALKLGIDPLHLGIVMVVNIMIGGVTPPFGSMMFLTCSLLNIKLEEFMKEITPFIVALLLVLFILTYIPDIVLFLPNLLS; translated from the coding sequence ATGTATAGCTTTTTACCTATTTTAATTTTATTTATTTTCTTTTTTTTAAATATTCCAATATGTTTTGCTTTAATGGGAGCTACATTATTCTTTTTTGGATTTTTAGATACAAGTATGGATTTAGATTTAATAATGCAGCATTTTATAAGAAGTGCTGAATCATTCCCTTTATTAGCAATTCCGTTTTTTATAATGGCTGGATCAATCATGAACTATTCTGGCATAAGTAAAAGGCTAATGGGAATGGCAGAAGTTTTAACTGGGCACTTAACTGGAGGGCTTGCTCAGGTTAATATACTGCTAAGCGTTTTAATGGGAGGAATTTCTGGTTCTGCTAATGCTGATGCAGCTATGCAATGTAAAGTTCTAGTTCCTGAAATGGTAAATAGAGGCTATTCAAAAGGATTTTCAGCAGCAATAACTGCTGCCTCTTCTATAGTAAGTCCAATTATTCCTCCAGGAATTGTATTAATAATCTATGCTTTACTTTCCAATGTTTCTGTTACAAAAATGTTTATAGCTGGTTATGTTCCAGGTGTATTAATAGCAATTTCTCTTATGATAACTGTTGCTATTATATCTAAAAAAAGGAAGTATGTTCCTGTAAGAGAAAAAAGAGCGTCTCTTCAAGAAATTTTCAAACAATTTAAAGAATCTATATGGGCATTGATTCTTCCTTTTGTAATAATATTAGGTATGAGAATTGGAATTTTCACTCCTACTGAAGCTGGAGCAATAGCAGTAGTAATTACTACATTAATTGGAATTTTTATATATAAAGAATTAAAATTAGCAAAATTCATAGACATTTTAAAAGAAACAGTTTATGGTACAAGTACAGTAATGTTTATTATAATTGCAGCAAATGTATTTGGAGCTTATTTAAGCTGGGAAAGAATTCCTTTTAAATTAACTAATATTTTATTAGAATTCAGTACTAGTCCATGGTCTTTATTATTATTAATCAATTTAATACTTCTTTTTGTAGGAATGTTCATTGATGGAGGAGCAGCTATGATAATTTTAGCACCTTTATTAATCCCTGCTGCTTTAAAGTTAGGAATTGACCCACTGCATCTTGGAATAGTAATGGTAGTAAACATTATGATTGGTGGAGTTACTCCCCCATTTGGATCAATGATGTTCCTCACATGTTCATTATTGAATATCAAACTAGAAGAATTCATGAAAGAAATAACTCCTTTCATTGTTGCTCTTCTGCTGGTATTATTTATATTAACTTATATCCCTGATATAGTACTGTTTTTACCAAATTTATTGAGTTAA
- the dsdA gene encoding D-serine ammonia-lyase, whose translation MNIEELIKNDAVIKKLADKIEIGWINKKEIPYAEYEKILPLSDGDLKDAEERLKRFVPFIKKSFPETEETNGIIESPLEAIFSMQENLEKKYNTKIPGKLYLKMDSHLPVAGSIKSRGGVYEVLKHAEELAIEAEILSIDDDYSVLADEKFKEFFSSYKIQVGSTGNLGLSIGITSAALGFEVIVHMSADAKQWKKDMLRSKGVKVVEYADDYGKAVEEGRKNSDADPRSYFVDDEKSLNLFLGYTVAASRLKKQLDEKNIFIDNEHPLLVYIPCGVGGAPGGVAYGLKRIFKENVYIFFIEPTLAPCMLLGMESGLHEKISVRDIGINGITHADGLAVARPSGLVGRMMDSILSGEFTLEDYKLYDYLRCLNESENIKIEPSSCAAFEGPVSLLKYEETKIYIEQRIGKNIDNAYHICWATGGRMVPKEDMEKFLETHLK comes from the coding sequence ATGAACATTGAAGAACTGATAAAAAATGATGCTGTTATTAAAAAACTAGCTGATAAAATTGAAATAGGATGGATTAATAAAAAGGAAATTCCTTATGCTGAATATGAAAAAATCCTTCCTCTTTCTGATGGGGATTTAAAAGATGCTGAAGAACGTCTAAAAAGATTTGTTCCATTTATAAAAAAATCTTTTCCTGAAACAGAAGAAACAAATGGAATAATTGAATCTCCATTAGAAGCAATATTTTCTATGCAGGAAAATCTTGAAAAAAAATATAATACTAAAATTCCTGGAAAATTATATCTAAAAATGGATAGCCATCTTCCTGTAGCTGGGTCTATAAAATCTAGAGGTGGAGTATATGAAGTTTTAAAGCATGCAGAAGAATTGGCTATTGAAGCTGAAATATTATCTATTGATGATGATTATTCAGTTTTAGCAGATGAGAAATTTAAAGAATTCTTTTCTTCTTATAAAATTCAAGTAGGTTCAACTGGAAATCTAGGTTTAAGCATAGGTATAACAAGTGCTGCTCTAGGATTTGAAGTTATTGTTCATATGTCAGCTGATGCTAAGCAATGGAAAAAAGATATGTTAAGATCAAAAGGAGTAAAAGTTGTCGAATATGCAGATGACTATGGAAAAGCAGTTGAAGAAGGAAGAAAAAATTCAGATGCAGACCCTAGAAGCTATTTTGTAGATGATGAAAAATCATTAAATTTATTTTTAGGATATACTGTTGCAGCTTCAAGATTAAAGAAACAATTAGATGAGAAAAATATTTTCATTGATAATGAACATCCTTTATTAGTATATATTCCATGTGGAGTAGGAGGTGCTCCAGGTGGGGTTGCTTATGGTTTAAAAAGAATTTTTAAAGAAAATGTCTATATTTTCTTTATTGAACCTACTTTAGCCCCTTGCATGCTTTTAGGAATGGAAAGTGGACTTCATGAAAAAATCAGTGTTCGTGACATTGGAATAAATGGAATAACTCATGCTGATGGGCTCGCAGTTGCAAGACCTTCTGGTCTTGTAGGAAGAATGATGGATTCTATTCTAAGTGGAGAATTTACTTTGGAAGATTATAAACTTTATGACTATTTAAGATGCCTAAATGAATCAGAAAATATAAAAATAGAACCATCATCATGTGCTGCTTTTGAAGGTCCAGTATCTTTATTAAAGTATGAAGAAACAAAAATATATATTGAACAGAGAATTGGAAAAAATATAGACAATGCTTATCATATCTGTTGGGCAACTGGTGGAAGAATGGTTCCAAAAGAAGATATGGAAAAATTTTTAGAAACTCATTTAAAATAA
- a CDS encoding TRAP transporter small permease, whose product MKKIYIDDFISCTFLSFTIIIVILNVGMRYFFNSPIKSAEEIATICFIWSVFVGGASCYRKKMHMGIDILTQSLPKKFKNYVELLINIIVMSMNGAFFLLSLKFTIISRVKPTAVLGISSMYVNSSLIVGFGLIFIYSILEILKTIKIMLGKKGDENV is encoded by the coding sequence ATGAAAAAGATTTATATAGATGATTTTATATCTTGTACATTCTTAAGTTTTACTATAATTATAGTAATTTTGAATGTTGGAATGAGATACTTTTTCAATTCTCCAATAAAAAGCGCTGAAGAGATAGCAACAATATGTTTTATCTGGTCTGTATTTGTAGGAGGAGCTAGTTGCTATAGAAAAAAAATGCATATGGGAATTGATATATTAACTCAATCATTACCTAAAAAATTTAAAAATTATGTTGAGTTATTAATTAATATAATAGTAATGTCAATGAATGGAGCTTTTTTCTTATTGAGCTTGAAATTTACAATAATTTCTAGAGTAAAACCTACTGCTGTATTAGGAATTTCATCTATGTATGTTAATTCTTCTTTAATTGTAGGATTTGGATTAATATTCATATATTCAATTCTAGAAATTTTAAAAACTATAAAAATAATGTTAGGAAAAAAAGGAGATGAAAATGTATAG
- a CDS encoding alanine racemase: MKKENLKTPAILLNLDALENNIKTYQKMCSDNGKKLWPMIKTHKSMELLKLQLEAGATGALCGTLDEAEACCRIGLKKIMYAYPVASKESIERVIELTKKSDFIIRLDNLEAAEMINDMAVAANIVINYTIIVDSGLHRFGLPVNKIVEFADQLKAMKGLKLRGISTHPGHVYSVACENEVHKYVIDECQTLDTAKKYMNDAGYELEYITSGSTPTFSEAVKDKNINIFHPGNYVFLDTIQLSIKRAEIKDCALTVYTTIISHPKEDLFICDAGAKCLGLDQGAHGNSSIVGFGTVIGHPEAIVASLSEEVGKLHIHGETNLKVGDKIEIIPNHSCSTANLCSYYTVIKDDEVLKSIPVDVRGNSFKQI, from the coding sequence ATGAAAAAAGAAAATCTTAAAACTCCAGCAATTCTACTAAATTTAGATGCATTAGAAAATAATATTAAAACATACCAAAAAATGTGCAGTGATAATGGAAAAAAATTGTGGCCTATGATAAAAACACATAAAAGTATGGAGCTTTTAAAACTGCAGCTAGAAGCTGGAGCAACTGGAGCTTTATGTGGAACATTAGATGAAGCTGAGGCTTGCTGCAGAATAGGGTTAAAAAAAATAATGTATGCCTACCCAGTGGCAAGCAAGGAAAGTATAGAAAGAGTAATAGAATTAACTAAAAAAAGTGACTTTATAATAAGGCTTGATAATTTAGAAGCTGCTGAAATGATAAATGATATGGCAGTTGCAGCTAACATAGTTATAAATTATACCATTATAGTCGATAGTGGTTTACACCGTTTTGGATTACCTGTAAATAAAATTGTTGAATTTGCAGATCAGTTAAAAGCTATGAAAGGGTTGAAACTAAGAGGAATTTCTACTCATCCTGGTCATGTATATTCTGTAGCTTGTGAAAATGAAGTTCATAAATATGTTATCGATGAATGTCAGACTTTGGATACTGCTAAAAAATATATGAATGATGCTGGTTATGAATTAGAATATATAACAAGTGGTTCAACTCCTACATTTAGTGAAGCTGTAAAAGATAAGAATATAAATATATTTCATCCAGGAAATTATGTATTTTTAGACACTATTCAGTTATCTATAAAAAGAGCTGAAATAAAAGATTGTGCTTTGACTGTTTATACCACAATAATTTCTCATCCTAAAGAAGACTTATTTATATGTGATGCTGGTGCTAAATGCTTAGGCTTAGATCAAGGAGCACATGGAAATAGTTCTATTGTAGGATTTGGAACTGTAATTGGACATCCAGAAGCTATTGTTGCTTCTCTATCAGAAGAAGTTGGAAAGCTGCACATTCATGGAGAAACTAATTTAAAAGTAGGAGATAAAATAGAAATTATTCCAAATCATTCATGTTCTACAGCTAATTTATGTAGTTACTATACAGTCATAAAAGATGATGAGGTATTAAAAAGTATTCCTGTAGATGTTAGAGGAAATAGCTTTAAACAAATTTAA
- a CDS encoding urea carboxylase-associated family protein, whose protein sequence is MKKEYIIEACNGKKIEVKKDQLITIIDIEGSQVVDFFAEASENPDEFLSTGVTIDCNESLKLKIGDIIYSNLYQPMFKILADDVKEQDLLHPCCRPEMYDFFYHNGANHSNCLDNINMNLKNKRALIHPVNFFMYTKINTDGSIIVKKPLSKAGDKVILKALMNVSLGIAACSVSESDCNGGKTSPIKIITED, encoded by the coding sequence ATGAAAAAAGAATACATTATAGAAGCATGCAATGGAAAAAAAATAGAAGTAAAAAAAGATCAATTAATAACTATTATTGATATTGAAGGAAGTCAGGTTGTTGATTTCTTTGCTGAAGCAAGTGAAAATCCAGATGAATTTTTATCTACAGGAGTTACAATTGATTGCAATGAATCTTTAAAGTTGAAAATAGGAGATATAATTTATAGTAACCTTTATCAACCTATGTTTAAGATTTTAGCAGATGATGTAAAAGAACAGGATTTACTACATCCTTGCTGTAGACCTGAAATGTATGATTTTTTTTATCATAATGGTGCAAATCATTCAAACTGCTTAGATAATATAAATATGAATTTAAAAAATAAAAGAGCTCTTATTCATCCTGTTAATTTCTTTATGTACACAAAAATTAATACAGATGGAAGTATCATAGTAAAAAAACCTCTTTCAAAAGCAGGAGATAAAGTAATTTTAAAAGCATTAATGAATGTTTCTTTAGGCATAGCAGCTTGTAGTGTTTCTGAAAGCGACTGTAATGGTGGGAAAACTTCTCCTATAAAAATAATAACAGAAGATTAA